From the Gallus gallus isolate bGalGal1 chromosome 27, bGalGal1.mat.broiler.GRCg7b, whole genome shotgun sequence genome, the window gcatgcgtactgccgtctcaAGGATCGTGCATGCGTACTGCCCGCTACACTTTCGCGCGTGCGCACTACCGTCTTgcggctggcgcatgcgtaGTGCCGCCTCGGACTCCGCGCATGCGTCCTGCCGTCTTCAGTGTCGcacatgcgtactgccgtctcgcgtgtcgcgcatgcgtactgccgtctacaacgtcgcgcatgcgtactgccgtctcgaggCTCGCACATGCGTATTGCCGTCTCGCGTCTCGTGCATGCGTACTGCCATCTCgaggctcgcgcatgcgtacagCCGTCTTTAATGTCACGCATGCGCACTACCgtctcgcggctcgcgcatgcgtagtGCAACGTCGGAGTCCGCGCATGCGTTCTGCCGTCTTTAgtgtcgcgcatgcgtactacaGTCTCGCGgttcgcgcatgcgtactgccgtctcgaagctcgcgcatgcgtactgccgtccataatgtcgcgcatgaGTACTGCCGGttcgcggctcgcgcatgcgtactgccgtcttgACtttcgcgcatgcgtactacctTCTCGCatctcgcgcatgcgtactgccgtctcgaggctcgcgcatgcgtacagCCGTCTTTAATGTcacgcatgcgtactaccgtctcgcgtctcgcgcatgcgtactgccgtcttgCGGCTTGCGCATGCGTTCTGCCGCCTCGAACtccgcgcatgcgtactgccgtctttagtgtcgcgcatgcgtactgccgtctcgcgTCTCGCGCATGCGTAGTGCCGTCTCGcgtctcgcgcatgcgtattgcCATCTCgaggctcgcgcatgcgtattgcCGTCTCGcgtctcgcgcatgcgtactgccgtctcgatgctcgcgcatgcgtactgccgtctacACATttgcgcatgcgtactaccgtctaGACTTTCGCGCATGCATACTGCCGTCTACACTTTcacgcatgcgtactaccgtctcgcgtctcgcgcatgcgtactgccatCTCGcgtctcgcgcatgcgtacagCCGTCTTTAATGTcacgcatgcgtactaccgACTCGtggctcgcgcatgcgtagtGCCGCTTCGAAgttcgcgcatgcgtactgccgtctacaacgtcgcgcatgcgtactgccgtctacAAAGCCGCGCATGCGCACTACcgtccataatgtcgcgcatgcgtactgccatCTCGAGGCTCGCGCATGCGTGTTGCCGTCTACGCgttcgcgcatgcgtactgccgtctcgagCCTCGCGCATGCGTACAGCCGTCTTTAATGTCACGCATGCGCACTACCgtctcgcggctcgcgcatgcgtagtGCAACGTCGGAGTCCGCGCATGCGTACTGTCGTCTTTAgtgtcgcgcatgcgtactgccgtctcgcgTCTCGCGCATGCGTAGTGCCGCCTTGAAgttcgcgcatgcgtactgccgtccataatgtcgcgcatgcgtactgccggttcgcggctcgcgcatgcgtactgccgtctagactttcgcgcatgcgtactacctTCTCGCatctcgcgcatgcgtactgccgtctcgaggCTTGCGCATGCGTACAGCCGTCTTTAATGTcacgcatgcgtactaccgtctcgcgtctcgcgcatgcgtactgccgtctcgcggctcgcgcatgcgtacagCCGTCTTTAATGTCACGCATGCGCACTACCgtctcgcggctcgcgcatgcgtagtGCAACGTCGGAGtccgcgcatgcgtactgccgtctttagtgtcgcgcatgcgtactgccgtctcgcgTCTCGCGCATGCGTAGTGCCGCCTTGAAGTTCACGCATGCGTCCTGCCGTCTATGATGTCGggcatgcgtactaccgtctcgcggctcgcgcatgcgtactgccgtctagactttcgcgcatgcgtactgccgtctcgaggCTCGCACATGCGTATTGCCGTCTCGcgtctcgcgcatgcgtactgccatCTCgaggctcgcgcatgcgtactgccgtctacACTTttgcgcatgcgtactaccgtctcgcgtctcgcgcatgcgtactgccgtctcgcggctggcgcatgcgtaCAGCCGTCTTTAATGTcacgcatgcgtactaccgtctcgcggctcgcgcatgcgtagtGCCGCCTCGATGTtggcgcatgcgtactgccgtctataatgtcgcgcatgcgtactgccgtcaACAAAgccgcgcatgcgtactaccgtctacaatgtcgcgcatgcgtactaccgtctcgcgtctcgcgcatgcgtactgccgtctcgaggTTCGCACATGCGTAGTGCCGTCTACACTTTCGCGCATGCGTAGTGCCGTCTACACtttcgcgcatgcgtactgccgtctacactttcgcgcatgcgtactaccgtctcaaggctcgcgcatgcgtactgcgGTCTCGACTCtggcgcatgcgtactgccgtctcgaggAGCGTACATGAGTACTGCTCTCTAGGGtttcgcgcatgcgtactgcatTCTCGCCGCATACAGCtgcagttccgcgcattggccaccTGGCGGTAGCAGAGACAGTGGAAAGAAATACTCCGACGAAATTGCCGCGGATCCTCGGCGCAGCCCCTGGCGATCCGTTCTCTCTTTTGATGACGGGGAAGAATACGAAGTTAGAATGGGGGCAACGACGAAGAAAACAGACGTAAAGTACTCCAAGCCCATGAAAGCTGTGCTAAGTGCTTATGAATATctgtaaaaatgagaaagggattttttttttctttttgccatcATCTGTTGCATTGTTTCAAATATTcacataccaaaatgtaactgcccagcaAATTTaatgatgatgaaattaaagcatGTTGGCAGAAAGTACCGGGCCATATTAATGTTCGCTCACCCTCTGTCTTGTTCGTACTTTAATGTCTTTGTTTCCAAGCGCTTTTTCTTCAACTCCaagtttcatttctgtctttttattctttttaatgccaTAAAATGGATATCTTTAGGCCCTAGCATGTCTAAACAGGCAGACACTGCATAAAGCTGCAGTTCTGAGATTCGTGTGGACCATTACATTGTTTCCACAAAGATTAATGAAAACGacaatatacacacacaaatacacaccca encodes:
- the LOC124417428 gene encoding uncharacterized protein LOC124417428 isoform X1, whose translation is MRDTKDGRTHARTPTLHYACASRETVVRMRDIKDGCTHARASRWQYACTRRETAIRMCEPRDGSTHARRCRRQYACATRETAVRMCDTEDGRTHARSPRRHYACASRKTVVRTRESVAGSTHARSLRRQYACARPETAIRMCESVDVSTHARAANRQYACATLWTAVRMRELQGGTTHARDARRQYACATLKTAARVSNPPSKKATNTQHRKREKKR